A genomic stretch from Setaria viridis chromosome 1, Setaria_viridis_v4.0, whole genome shotgun sequence includes:
- the LOC117848077 gene encoding uncharacterized protein isoform X5, which produces MEELIDHNWKNLQVTEWTITEQLEKPIQKDSSSCGLFMLKFMEYWTGETLSHAITQVTTDFGRPPNYRKNLDVEWLAETIRSWPGISYSVSRCKTILMPIEFNGGFILIVLNKDTRTLYILDPTPLNPIYQYNPNARYVKKLLWTAEYLPKAMSKTCPGSIWNEDIFLWRQIIIPDVTVQNRELSGYLVSLFMSTWKDVELPLPVLKDGYKLRKRILGQLLIYKDNECKYNMPSGVLDFISCICNTQQ; this is translated from the exons ATG GAAGAGTTGATTGATCATAATTGGAAAAACCTGCAAGTTACTGAATGGACGATCACAGAACAATTGGAAAAACCAATCCAGAAAGATAG CTCATCTTGTGGTCTATTTATGCTCAAGTTTATGGAATATTGGACTGGAGAGACACTATCTCATGCTATTACACAG GTTACTACAGATTTTGGACGACCCCCGAACTACCGTAAAAACTTGGATGTGGAATGGCTAGCAGAGACCATTCGTAGCTGGCCTGGTATTTCATATAGTGTTTCAAGATGCAAAACA ATTCTTATGCCAATAGAATTCAATGGTGGCTTCATTCTTATTGTACTCAATAAAGACACCAGAACACTATACATTTTGGATCCAACTCCTCTTAATCCCATTTACCAATACAACCCAAATGCAAGATATGTGAAGAAACTTTTATGGACAGCTGAATACTTACCAAAAGCCATGTCAAAAACATGCCCTGGATCTATATGGAACGAGGATATTTTCCTATGGCGTCAAATAATCATACCTGATGTTACAGTTCAGAACAG GGAACTATCCGGTTATCTTGTTTCCCTCTTTATGTCCACATGGAAAGATGTAGAACTACCATTGCCAGTTTTAAAG GATGGGTACAAGCTCAGAAAGCGAATTTTGGGACAACTACTAATATACAAAGATAATGAATGTAAATACAATATGCCCTCCGGTGTCTTGGACTTCATAAGTTGTATCTGCAATACTCAACAGTga
- the LOC117848077 gene encoding uncharacterized protein isoform X2: MLLHSEQELLGGLCAYIKSINCAETLKKVWIQNSKPYSITLTVKKLQEMINEDLAMDHDCFNLVIRKIMFENIELVKKTKGIVSKHCLDLQFWVTTDFGRPPNYRKNLDVEWLAETIRSWPGISYSVSRCKTILMPIEFNGGFILIVLNKDTRTLYILDPTPLNPIYQYNPNARYVKKLLWTAEYLPKAMSKTCPGSIWNEDIFLWRQIIIPDVTVQNRELSGYLVSLFMSTWKDVELPLPVLKDGYKLRKRILGQLLIYKDNECKYNMPSGVLDFISCICNTQQ, translated from the exons ATGCTATTACACAG TGAGCAAGAGTTACTTGGCGGCCTTTGCGCCTACATCAAATCAATCAATTGTGCAGAAACATTGAA GAAAGTATGGATCCAAAACTCCAAACCATATTCCATTACCTTGACTGTCAAAAAGCTACAAGAAATGATAAATGAGGATTTGGCCATGGACCATGATTGTTTTAATTTGGTCATACGAAAGATTATGTTCGAAAACATTGAATTAGTGAAGAAGACCAAAGGAATTGTATCAAAACATTGTCTCGACCTGCAATTTTGG GTTACTACAGATTTTGGACGACCCCCGAACTACCGTAAAAACTTGGATGTGGAATGGCTAGCAGAGACCATTCGTAGCTGGCCTGGTATTTCATATAGTGTTTCAAGATGCAAAACA ATTCTTATGCCAATAGAATTCAATGGTGGCTTCATTCTTATTGTACTCAATAAAGACACCAGAACACTATACATTTTGGATCCAACTCCTCTTAATCCCATTTACCAATACAACCCAAATGCAAGATATGTGAAGAAACTTTTATGGACAGCTGAATACTTACCAAAAGCCATGTCAAAAACATGCCCTGGATCTATATGGAACGAGGATATTTTCCTATGGCGTCAAATAATCATACCTGATGTTACAGTTCAGAACAG GGAACTATCCGGTTATCTTGTTTCCCTCTTTATGTCCACATGGAAAGATGTAGAACTACCATTGCCAGTTTTAAAG GATGGGTACAAGCTCAGAAAGCGAATTTTGGGACAACTACTAATATACAAAGATAATGAATGTAAATACAATATGCCCTCCGGTGTCTTGGACTTCATAAGTTGTATCTGCAATACTCAACAGTga
- the LOC117848077 gene encoding uncharacterized protein isoform X3, protein MLLHRKVWIQNSKPYSITLTVKKLQEMINEDLAMDHDCFNLVIRKIMFENIELVKKTKGIVSKHCLDLQFWVTTDFGRPPNYRKNLDVEWLAETIRSWPGISYSVSRCKTILMPIEFNGGFILIVLNKDTRTLYILDPTPLNPIYQYNPNARYVKKLLWTAEYLPKAMSKTCPGSIWNEDIFLWRQIIIPDVTVQNRELSGYLVSLFMSTWKDVELPLPVLKDGYKLRKRILGQLLIYKDNECKYNMPSGVLDFISCICNTQQ, encoded by the exons ATGCTATTACACAG GAAAGTATGGATCCAAAACTCCAAACCATATTCCATTACCTTGACTGTCAAAAAGCTACAAGAAATGATAAATGAGGATTTGGCCATGGACCATGATTGTTTTAATTTGGTCATACGAAAGATTATGTTCGAAAACATTGAATTAGTGAAGAAGACCAAAGGAATTGTATCAAAACATTGTCTCGACCTGCAATTTTGG GTTACTACAGATTTTGGACGACCCCCGAACTACCGTAAAAACTTGGATGTGGAATGGCTAGCAGAGACCATTCGTAGCTGGCCTGGTATTTCATATAGTGTTTCAAGATGCAAAACA ATTCTTATGCCAATAGAATTCAATGGTGGCTTCATTCTTATTGTACTCAATAAAGACACCAGAACACTATACATTTTGGATCCAACTCCTCTTAATCCCATTTACCAATACAACCCAAATGCAAGATATGTGAAGAAACTTTTATGGACAGCTGAATACTTACCAAAAGCCATGTCAAAAACATGCCCTGGATCTATATGGAACGAGGATATTTTCCTATGGCGTCAAATAATCATACCTGATGTTACAGTTCAGAACAG GGAACTATCCGGTTATCTTGTTTCCCTCTTTATGTCCACATGGAAAGATGTAGAACTACCATTGCCAGTTTTAAAG GATGGGTACAAGCTCAGAAAGCGAATTTTGGGACAACTACTAATATACAAAGATAATGAATGTAAATACAATATGCCCTCCGGTGTCTTGGACTTCATAAGTTGTATCTGCAATACTCAACAGTga
- the LOC117848077 gene encoding uncharacterized protein isoform X1, which produces MSILSTMSEQELLGGLCAYIKSINCAETLKKVWIQNSKPYSITLTVKKLQEMINEDLAMDHDCFNLVIRKIMFENIELVKKTKGIVSKHCLDLQFWVTTDFGRPPNYRKNLDVEWLAETIRSWPGISYSVSRCKTILMPIEFNGGFILIVLNKDTRTLYILDPTPLNPIYQYNPNARYVKKLLWTAEYLPKAMSKTCPGSIWNEDIFLWRQIIIPDVTVQNRELSGYLVSLFMSTWKDVELPLPVLKDGYKLRKRILGQLLIYKDNECKYNMPSGVLDFISCICNTQQ; this is translated from the exons ATGTCCATTCTTTCTACAATGAGTGAGCAAGAGTTACTTGGCGGCCTTTGCGCCTACATCAAATCAATCAATTGTGCAGAAACATTGAA GAAAGTATGGATCCAAAACTCCAAACCATATTCCATTACCTTGACTGTCAAAAAGCTACAAGAAATGATAAATGAGGATTTGGCCATGGACCATGATTGTTTTAATTTGGTCATACGAAAGATTATGTTCGAAAACATTGAATTAGTGAAGAAGACCAAAGGAATTGTATCAAAACATTGTCTCGACCTGCAATTTTGG GTTACTACAGATTTTGGACGACCCCCGAACTACCGTAAAAACTTGGATGTGGAATGGCTAGCAGAGACCATTCGTAGCTGGCCTGGTATTTCATATAGTGTTTCAAGATGCAAAACA ATTCTTATGCCAATAGAATTCAATGGTGGCTTCATTCTTATTGTACTCAATAAAGACACCAGAACACTATACATTTTGGATCCAACTCCTCTTAATCCCATTTACCAATACAACCCAAATGCAAGATATGTGAAGAAACTTTTATGGACAGCTGAATACTTACCAAAAGCCATGTCAAAAACATGCCCTGGATCTATATGGAACGAGGATATTTTCCTATGGCGTCAAATAATCATACCTGATGTTACAGTTCAGAACAG GGAACTATCCGGTTATCTTGTTTCCCTCTTTATGTCCACATGGAAAGATGTAGAACTACCATTGCCAGTTTTAAAG GATGGGTACAAGCTCAGAAAGCGAATTTTGGGACAACTACTAATATACAAAGATAATGAATGTAAATACAATATGCCCTCCGGTGTCTTGGACTTCATAAGTTGTATCTGCAATACTCAACAGTga
- the LOC117848077 gene encoding uncharacterized protein isoform X6 produces the protein MINEDLAMDHDCFNLVIRKIMFENIELVKKTKGIVSKHCLDLQFWVTTDFGRPPNYRKNLDVEWLAETIRSWPGISYSVSRCKTILMPIEFNGGFILIVLNKDTRTLYILDPTPLNPIYQYNPNARYVKKLLWTAEYLPKAMSKTCPGSIWNEDIFLWRQIIIPDVTVQNRELSGYLVSLFMSTWKDVELPLPVLKDGYKLRKRILGQLLIYKDNECKYNMPSGVLDFISCICNTQQ, from the exons ATGATAAATGAGGATTTGGCCATGGACCATGATTGTTTTAATTTGGTCATACGAAAGATTATGTTCGAAAACATTGAATTAGTGAAGAAGACCAAAGGAATTGTATCAAAACATTGTCTCGACCTGCAATTTTGG GTTACTACAGATTTTGGACGACCCCCGAACTACCGTAAAAACTTGGATGTGGAATGGCTAGCAGAGACCATTCGTAGCTGGCCTGGTATTTCATATAGTGTTTCAAGATGCAAAACA ATTCTTATGCCAATAGAATTCAATGGTGGCTTCATTCTTATTGTACTCAATAAAGACACCAGAACACTATACATTTTGGATCCAACTCCTCTTAATCCCATTTACCAATACAACCCAAATGCAAGATATGTGAAGAAACTTTTATGGACAGCTGAATACTTACCAAAAGCCATGTCAAAAACATGCCCTGGATCTATATGGAACGAGGATATTTTCCTATGGCGTCAAATAATCATACCTGATGTTACAGTTCAGAACAG GGAACTATCCGGTTATCTTGTTTCCCTCTTTATGTCCACATGGAAAGATGTAGAACTACCATTGCCAGTTTTAAAG GATGGGTACAAGCTCAGAAAGCGAATTTTGGGACAACTACTAATATACAAAGATAATGAATGTAAATACAATATGCCCTCCGGTGTCTTGGACTTCATAAGTTGTATCTGCAATACTCAACAGTga